GAGACCAATGTATGATCGGACATCTCTTCACCGGGGCCGTTCTTATCCCTGAAATTGGGCAGGAACCCTAGATTCTTAAACAGCGATGACTTGAAAACCCTCCCGCCAGCGAACAGGGCCAAGTACAGCACGTGGCAAGGTGCCAGCACGGTGATCGGGTCCCTATCCATCTCCGACCGGAGATACTGCAAGAAACCCGCGAGTTGTGGCGGCGGAGTCCACTGGCCAGACTCCACCGTGTCCCATTCCCCAAGAAATACGAGATCTCTCTTAATCTTATCCGCACGTCTAAACTCCGGGACATAGAATTCCCCCAAAATAGCACCCACACCGTCACCCCCCTCACTGGCTATCAACTCGTCTATCCGTTGCTCAACGGTACCAAACACCGTGTAGAAAGTCTTCAAGATATCCGTATATATGAACGAGTGTCTCAATGCCATCATGAACTTGACAGAGAATGCTTTATCCACCTCATTGTGGAGATCTCTCGTGTGGAAATTGATCCTGTTTGCCAGCGCGTCTGTATCTGTAGGAGAGGGAATCGTGGACATCATATCTGTGTGTCTCTTTCCCTTTGTGGTTACCTGTCCCCCTATCAATTGACCTTGCAGTACGTCTCCCACTgctcatatatatacgttgTGTCTTCTGTGAACCCCATCGCGAAATTGTAAAAGCCGGTAACGCCATTTTTTTGGCGCACCCAGTTTTTTCCGACGTGCGGCTGTGCATATCTCTGATTTTATATCGTTTGTGACGGTTGGGACAAGTTTGTCCCACTTTTGTCCCACCGCCGTTTTTGTCCCATTTTGGTTGGGCCATATTTGTCCCACAGCCCATGTTATCACTTTCCACGacaatcttgaaaaaacagATAGCGCCAGATTCTGAGGAGAGTAAGAACTAGATCTGCTCGAAAGGGGTGGTGGATACCTAGAGGTAGAGGTAGAGGGAGGAGAGACACAGGGTGGTAGAGACCGTGCGTCTGTGTGTGCTAGAGAGTTGGGTTACCCAAGTGCAAGATGTCGAGACAGTTTGTGCGGTCCGCGAAGAACGTGATGAAGGGGTACTCCTCGACGCAGGTGCTCGTGAGGGATGCGACGGCGAACGACGGTAGGACGCCACATTTGGATACGCTGGAGGATATTGCTGGGTTGTCCTTTGACTCGGtcgatttcttcgagatTATGGATGTA
The genomic region above belongs to Huiozyma naganishii CBS 8797 chromosome 2, complete genome and contains:
- the HMX1 gene encoding Hmx1p (similar to Saccharomyces cerevisiae HMX1 (YLR205C); ancestral locus Anc_7.344) — translated: MMSTIPSPTDTDALANRINFHTRDLHNEVDKAFSVKFMMALRHSFIYTDILKTFYTVFGTVEQRIDELIASEGGDGVGAILGEFYVPEFRRADKIKRDLVFLGEWDTVESGQWTPPPQLAGFLQYLRSEMDRDPITVLAPCHVLYLALFAGGRVFKSSLFKNLGFLPNFRDKNGPGEEMSDHTLVSNATNFFQFAETIEDENKLRWTYKRNYELATRDTLTEDQKLAVIAASRDVFRHTFAVIEEICQQNHDELMSFRSFKIVTYFLEEWKFNKNFKRGVLWGVAFLAQFLFVVLYCCFLRR